One Desulfolucanica intricata genomic region harbors:
- the csrA gene encoding carbon storage regulator CsrA, which translates to MLVLTRKKNESVMFGEEIKITILDIRGDSIRLGIEAPKKLTVLRGELYQAVKEENTRAAGVEQSVLEQLRIWRGKKTEQDGKEDSIFDDI; encoded by the coding sequence ATGTTAGTCCTTACCCGTAAAAAAAATGAGAGTGTCATGTTCGGAGAAGAAATTAAGATCACAATATTGGATATTCGTGGTGACAGCATAAGACTTGGTATCGAGGCCCCTAAGAAGCTGACTGTTTTACGCGGTGAGCTTTACCAGGCGGTGAAGGAGGAAAATACCAGGGCGGCCGGGGTTGAACAATCAGTACTGGAACAGCTGCGAATTTGGCGAGGTAAAAAAACGGAGCAAGACGGCAAAGAGGATTCTATTTTTGATGATA
- the fliW gene encoding flagellar assembly protein FliW, translated as MRIETSRFGSMNIDQEKIISFPFGLPGFEELKHFVLLPAVNMEPFHWMQSAEEPEVAFLAVNPFIFFPDYSFDLPVEDIETLELRSPGEVLILTIITIPGDNIAQTTANLLGPVVINTRLNRAKQVILTGYTYSTRHRLFVKTDKDSHSIQGKEEEKC; from the coding sequence GTGCGGATTGAAACTTCTCGTTTTGGCAGCATGAACATTGATCAGGAAAAAATTATATCCTTTCCCTTTGGCCTACCCGGATTTGAAGAACTTAAGCACTTTGTTCTTTTACCCGCGGTGAATATGGAGCCTTTTCACTGGATGCAGTCTGCTGAGGAGCCTGAGGTAGCTTTTCTGGCTGTTAACCCCTTTATTTTCTTTCCGGATTACAGCTTTGACCTTCCGGTTGAGGACATTGAGACCTTGGAGCTGCGCAGTCCCGGGGAAGTCCTAATTTTAACTATAATTACGATACCCGGGGATAATATCGCCCAAACAACCGCTAATTTACTGGGGCCGGTTGTAATTAATACCAGACTTAACCGGGCCAAGCAGGTAATTCTGACAGGTTATACCTATTCTACCAGGCACCGGCTTTTTGTTAAGACGGATAAGGATTCTCATAGTATTCAGGGTAAGGAGGAAGAAAAATGTTAG
- the flgL gene encoding flagellar hook-associated protein FlgL, which produces MITVRVTNRLVNYNLRKNMERQLEQINKNQSAVSSGKKLATLSENPGALGQAMALKASLDIQEQYNSNMDNASAWLRQTETALAGSAEIVLRARELVLATGNAGVGEQEMEAMAIEVGVLTEQMLVNANTKLGNTYIFSGHQINDEAFGDDYKYKGDGEGIFKEIAPGITLQVNVHGEIFNGIFENLRNLKEGLESGDKDKVMKLLDKLDDDHSKLVQARTGVGSKAKQLEIMQEQMDYQTLNLQTMLQDLQGVDLVEASMLLAEDQMVYQASLAISARLMQISMLEYMR; this is translated from the coding sequence GTGATTACGGTGCGGGTAACAAATAGATTGGTAAATTACAATCTGAGAAAAAATATGGAGAGGCAGTTAGAGCAGATAAATAAAAATCAATCCGCGGTTTCCTCCGGCAAAAAGCTTGCTACTTTAAGTGAGAATCCCGGCGCTTTAGGGCAGGCTATGGCTTTAAAAGCTTCCTTGGATATACAGGAACAATATAACAGCAATATGGATAATGCATCGGCCTGGCTGAGACAAACCGAAACAGCCTTAGCCGGATCGGCAGAAATCGTTTTAAGGGCAAGGGAGCTGGTATTAGCGACAGGGAATGCCGGTGTCGGGGAGCAAGAAATGGAAGCCATGGCTATAGAGGTAGGTGTACTTACTGAGCAAATGCTGGTGAATGCAAATACTAAGCTGGGTAATACCTATATCTTTAGTGGCCATCAGATAAATGATGAAGCCTTTGGTGATGATTATAAGTATAAAGGTGACGGTGAAGGTATTTTTAAAGAAATAGCACCGGGTATTACCCTGCAAGTTAACGTGCACGGAGAAATATTTAATGGTATCTTTGAAAATCTAAGGAACTTAAAGGAAGGTCTTGAATCAGGTGACAAAGACAAGGTTATGAAATTGTTAGATAAACTTGACGATGACCACAGTAAGCTTGTTCAAGCAAGAACCGGTGTAGGCAGTAAAGCAAAGCAGTTGGAAATTATGCAGGAACAGATGGATTATCAAACTCTGAATTTGCAGACTATGCTGCAGGATTTACAGGGTGTGGATCTGGTTGAGGCCAGTATGCTGCTGGCTGAAGATCAGATGGTCTACCAGGCATCTTTAGCTATAAGTGCCAGGTTGATGCAGATCAGTATGCTTGAATATATGAGGTAG
- the flgK gene encoding flagellar hook-associated protein FlgK produces MSGTFFGLEIARRALQANRMGMDVTGNNVANANVEGYSRQRANFVSSLPYTGSNYQNGQIYQLGTGANVGDIQRIRDEYVDYQLRSNLSEISYWEKNRQLLQRVEAIFPDPANTGIQMHLNEFFNGWQEVNENPQDKGLRVGLLEKSRALTLSINQSYEQLNVVLDNLNKEHEVLVAEVERITGRICQLNEAIYKSYAKNNNVLMDERDLMLDELAKLVKIEVKPNTGDKDLVNVSVNGKQLINGTQNLLTGENFDKDIFNTVDVGGSVGSVVKVREQINGPDGYMQKLQKLASQITEKINGVYENHNSDFKFFKPLENLQSNKIIELNLATGDEIIVGSGAAGDTQFALEISQLRNKKIEELDNNTFESYFQEVMVSIGEAGNAAGQLLYAHESIGDQLYAQRESVSGVSIDEEMVNLMQFQFGYQASAKILTTIDEMLETLLNTVR; encoded by the coding sequence ATGAGTGGAACATTCTTTGGCTTGGAGATAGCCAGGCGGGCCTTGCAGGCAAACAGGATGGGAATGGACGTTACCGGTAATAATGTAGCCAATGCCAACGTCGAAGGCTACAGCCGCCAAAGGGCCAATTTTGTTTCCAGCCTGCCGTATACCGGAAGCAATTATCAAAACGGTCAAATATACCAATTAGGAACCGGGGCTAATGTTGGAGATATCCAGCGCATCAGGGATGAGTATGTTGATTACCAGCTGAGAAGTAATTTAAGCGAGATCAGCTACTGGGAAAAGAACCGGCAGCTTTTACAGAGAGTAGAGGCTATATTCCCTGATCCGGCTAACACCGGTATACAAATGCACTTAAATGAGTTTTTCAACGGCTGGCAGGAGGTTAATGAAAACCCGCAGGATAAAGGGTTGCGGGTGGGGCTGTTGGAAAAGTCGCGGGCCCTGACTTTGTCAATAAACCAGTCCTATGAGCAGCTAAATGTTGTCTTGGATAATCTGAATAAGGAGCACGAAGTTTTAGTTGCTGAGGTGGAAAGAATAACCGGGCGAATTTGCCAGCTGAATGAAGCCATTTATAAAAGTTATGCCAAGAATAACAATGTTTTAATGGATGAGCGGGATTTAATGTTGGATGAACTGGCTAAATTGGTGAAAATTGAGGTAAAACCCAATACCGGTGATAAGGATTTAGTCAATGTTAGTGTTAACGGTAAACAACTGATTAACGGAACTCAGAATTTATTAACTGGCGAAAATTTTGATAAGGATATTTTTAATACAGTTGATGTAGGTGGCTCAGTGGGTAGTGTAGTAAAGGTTAGGGAGCAGATAAATGGCCCGGATGGATATATGCAGAAGCTCCAAAAATTAGCCTCTCAGATTACAGAGAAAATAAACGGTGTCTATGAAAACCATAATTCTGATTTTAAGTTTTTCAAGCCGTTAGAAAATCTTCAAAGCAATAAAATAATAGAATTGAATTTAGCAACCGGGGATGAAATTATTGTGGGGTCGGGGGCTGCTGGTGATACTCAGTTTGCACTGGAAATATCCCAATTGCGCAACAAAAAAATTGAAGAACTTGATAATAATACCTTTGAATCATATTTCCAGGAGGTAATGGTTAGCATTGGCGAGGCAGGTAATGCGGCCGGGCAATTACTGTATGCCCATGAATCCATAGGTGACCAGTTATATGCCCAGCGGGAATCTGTTTCCGGGGTTTCCATAGATGAGGAAATGGTCAATTTAATGCAGTTTCAATTTGGCTACCAGGCATCTGCCAAAATACTTACGACCATTGACGAAATGCTTGAAACCTTACTTAACACCGTGAGGTAA
- a CDS encoding flagellar protein FlgN: protein MHNLYEQLTECLKKQKNIADKILEASREHLEALKKNSLEGIKNTAAKQEILIGELAGVQQLCAGHWDNIKNELGATEWADSESLLSFAPDGIKNELQVLIEEIRDLTAKIRETNEINKMLTQNALLFNKRLLTILRPRQGQTYKGDGAVDKRQLNISRLNLTV from the coding sequence ATGCATAACTTATATGAGCAGCTAACAGAATGCCTCAAAAAACAAAAAAATATTGCTGATAAAATATTGGAAGCTTCCCGGGAGCATCTTGAAGCACTGAAAAAAAACAGCCTTGAAGGAATAAAGAATACAGCAGCTAAACAGGAAATTCTGATCGGTGAATTGGCCGGAGTACAGCAGTTGTGTGCCGGTCACTGGGACAATATCAAAAATGAGCTTGGCGCGACTGAATGGGCGGATTCAGAGAGTTTACTGTCCTTTGCTCCGGACGGCATAAAGAATGAACTGCAGGTTCTGATTGAGGAAATAAGGGATTTGACTGCAAAAATTCGGGAAACCAATGAAATAAATAAAATGTTGACTCAAAATGCACTGTTATTTAATAAGCGGCTGCTTACTATTCTCCGGCCCCGGCAGGGGCAGACCTATAAGGGAGACGGTGCTGTAGATAAGAGGCAGCTTAATATTTCACGCCTGAACCTAACGGTTTAG
- the flgM gene encoding flagellar biosynthesis anti-sigma factor FlgM: MKISQGGFNPIKVYTSHMREKDNKKPEAGSAKTDKLELSPLAKELHAARARLAELPEVREDLVAGLKQRIKAGTYNPSGEKIAAGIIEERLLDKKV, translated from the coding sequence ATGAAAATATCACAGGGTGGATTTAATCCCATAAAAGTATACACGTCACATATGAGAGAAAAGGATAATAAAAAGCCCGAAGCCGGCAGTGCTAAAACAGATAAGCTGGAGCTTTCCCCATTGGCTAAGGAATTACATGCTGCCCGGGCCAGGCTGGCTGAACTGCCGGAGGTGCGTGAGGACCTGGTGGCCGGGCTAAAGCAGCGGATTAAAGCCGGTACCTATAATCCCAGTGGTGAAAAGATTGCAGCCGGGATTATTGAAGAAAGACTTTTAGATAAAAAAGTTTAA
- a CDS encoding OmpA/MotB family protein, which yields MRKKRRTKPHKDNNDRWLLTYSDLITLLMIYFIVMFAISNTDLQKFAAIADGLSRVLGGGSRSILMGSGPSVESGLPIPPIDSIDGGGLQNESKQMLELEKQLQDYIDSNSLKKKISVNMEERGIVVSFYDPVLFPLGSAELTPASKDIIKEVAGILIQSDNYIRIEGHTDDIPINTGRYPSNWELSAARATSVVQELINTHNFPPVRLAATGYGEYRPRVPNDTMEHKQLNRRVDIVVLRSKYNEAEPMSWDTGDRVRE from the coding sequence ATGAGGAAAAAAAGACGCACTAAGCCCCACAAAGATAATAATGATCGCTGGCTGTTAACTTATTCTGATTTAATAACTCTTTTAATGATTTATTTTATTGTCATGTTTGCAATAAGTAATACTGATCTTCAAAAATTTGCCGCCATAGCGGATGGTCTCAGCCGGGTGTTGGGCGGGGGCTCCCGGTCTATCTTAATGGGTTCCGGCCCCTCTGTGGAGAGCGGTCTGCCGATACCCCCTATTGATTCTATTGATGGCGGTGGGCTGCAGAATGAATCAAAGCAGATGCTGGAACTTGAAAAGCAGCTGCAGGACTACATTGACAGCAACAGCTTAAAGAAGAAAATCTCCGTTAACATGGAAGAAAGGGGTATTGTAGTGAGCTTTTATGACCCCGTACTTTTCCCGCTCGGATCAGCCGAACTCACACCTGCTTCTAAGGATATTATTAAAGAAGTAGCCGGTATTCTTATACAATCTGACAATTATATTAGAATAGAAGGACATACAGATGATATCCCGATTAATACCGGTCGTTATCCCTCTAACTGGGAATTGTCTGCTGCCAGGGCCACCAGTGTTGTACAGGAGCTGATCAATACACATAACTTTCCCCCTGTGCGTCTTGCTGCCACAGGTTATGGAGAGTACCGCCCCCGGGTGCCCAATGATACCATGGAGCATAAGCAGTTAAACAGGAGAGTAGACATTGTGGTACTGCGGAGTAAATATAATGAAGCGGAGCCCATGTCCTGGGATACCGGAGACCGGGTTCGGGAGTAG
- a CDS encoding flagellar motor protein, protein MDFAILVGIAVGLLGLISGFLLDGGHISVLLKPTAALIVFGGTAGATIASFSMQDLKVIPKLLKNTVFQKLPGEDEVIEQIVQLADQARREGLLYLEDRLDEIDDEFLRKGIQLIIDGTDPELVRNILETEIYTLEERNDTGASIFETAGGYAPTMGIIGTVMGLVHVLGNMSDPSTMSSSIALAFIATLYGVGSANILWLPIAGKLRNIGKKEICIKELTMEGVISLQGGYNPIIIRERLNAYLNPNRRQKDKEPEAKEEEE, encoded by the coding sequence ATGGATTTTGCAATCCTGGTCGGTATCGCGGTAGGTTTATTGGGGTTAATTTCCGGATTTCTTTTGGATGGCGGGCATATATCGGTCCTGCTGAAACCTACTGCAGCACTGATTGTTTTTGGAGGTACTGCCGGTGCTACCATAGCCAGCTTTTCAATGCAGGATTTAAAGGTTATACCGAAGCTTTTAAAAAATACGGTCTTTCAGAAATTGCCCGGGGAGGATGAAGTTATTGAGCAGATTGTACAGCTGGCCGATCAAGCAAGGCGGGAGGGCCTGTTATATCTGGAAGATCGTCTTGATGAAATTGATGATGAGTTTCTTAGAAAGGGCATTCAATTAATTATAGACGGGACTGATCCGGAACTGGTACGTAATATCCTGGAAACGGAAATTTATACTTTGGAAGAACGTAATGATACCGGGGCAAGCATTTTTGAGACAGCGGGCGGTTATGCACCAACAATGGGAATTATCGGGACAGTAATGGGGTTGGTACATGTTCTGGGTAATATGTCTGATCCGTCAACTATGAGTTCCTCAATTGCGTTAGCCTTTATAGCTACGCTGTACGGAGTGGGCAGTGCCAATATTCTTTGGCTGCCCATTGCAGGTAAACTAAGAAATATAGGCAAAAAGGAAATATGCATTAAAGAACTGACAATGGAAGGTGTGATTTCCTTACAGGGAGGGTACAACCCGATTATAATTCGAGAGAGATTAAATGCCTACTTAAACCCCAACAGAAGGCAAAAAGATAAAGAACCCGAGGCTAAGGAAGAGGAAGAATGA
- a CDS encoding DUF342 domain-containing protein: MIIDKKILELITELSDNKENNTPYNNQTENFRSQISLKEKNNFMSPCEQDTEILGDGYAYIKSGKIYVTNPKGNNSYAVIAPCEGISLWVNGELLTDSKPVKESDTILAVPDKKVIPPQYAVEVSADKLSAKLIIKLGETITYSLIDQEPQRYLRLKAAADKKLEPLIDKDQIWKLIMENNIIYGIKTDVLDDLITNPKNFEGIIAEGIPPGPGRDEYVNINFTLNSENKPICGPDGNVDYKNLSNTSYVEQGYIMATKTEGFIGTPGKSITGEIISPPIPKAVTLKAGKGVDITDNIVIAQKPGKPSVDQIGSTYIFYIQDKLIHQGNVDLSSGNLRFKGSIEITGSVQEGMSVFAADDIFIHGLVSEANITSIKSITVLKNVVRSNLLAGGISLNIKKFAKNLQKLKEILTEAILFTKKLLLNNEIKESGVKPGYVLLLIIEKKFNFIPRLINKILEYIEVNRLYSTYDFESLSFKLKKYLPAPDTSNKNVLNDIEGLIKDIDLAVDYINHLEQNDADIIIEGALNSSIEANRNVIISGNGCFNSHVKARGDVKISGVFRGGSIYSNGNIVLNEVGSQYGVKTSIIMGNKATLSIRKAYENIIIKTETKTHVITVPQKYFSAKVDTGGQLNIISGIPVEES, encoded by the coding sequence ATGATAATTGATAAAAAAATCTTGGAACTTATTACTGAATTATCAGATAATAAAGAGAACAATACTCCTTATAATAATCAAACCGAAAATTTCAGATCTCAAATTTCCCTTAAAGAAAAAAATAATTTTATGAGTCCCTGTGAACAGGACACTGAGATACTCGGGGACGGTTATGCTTATATAAAGTCCGGTAAAATATATGTAACAAACCCTAAGGGCAATAACAGTTATGCAGTCATTGCCCCCTGTGAAGGAATATCACTGTGGGTCAACGGTGAGCTGCTAACGGATTCCAAACCTGTAAAAGAAAGTGATACAATTTTAGCTGTTCCTGATAAAAAGGTAATTCCCCCCCAATATGCAGTTGAAGTCAGCGCAGATAAACTTTCAGCGAAATTAATTATAAAACTGGGAGAAACCATTACCTATTCCTTAATCGATCAGGAACCTCAAAGGTATCTAAGATTAAAAGCTGCTGCCGATAAAAAGTTAGAACCCCTAATTGATAAGGATCAAATTTGGAAGCTTATTATGGAAAACAATATAATCTACGGTATAAAAACAGATGTCCTGGACGACCTTATTACCAACCCCAAAAACTTTGAAGGTATAATTGCCGAAGGTATCCCTCCGGGCCCCGGCAGAGACGAGTACGTCAATATAAATTTTACACTTAATTCAGAAAACAAACCGATTTGCGGCCCCGATGGCAATGTAGATTATAAGAATTTGAGTAATACAAGCTACGTAGAGCAGGGTTATATTATGGCGACAAAAACGGAAGGATTTATCGGAACTCCCGGGAAGAGCATTACCGGCGAAATTATATCACCCCCGATACCTAAAGCTGTTACTTTAAAGGCCGGAAAGGGCGTCGATATAACAGACAATATTGTCATTGCTCAAAAACCGGGTAAACCTTCAGTTGACCAAATCGGCTCCACCTACATTTTTTATATCCAGGACAAGTTAATTCACCAGGGAAACGTGGATCTCTCCAGCGGCAATCTCCGCTTTAAAGGAAGTATCGAAATAACCGGGAGTGTTCAGGAAGGCATGTCTGTATTTGCTGCTGATGATATTTTTATACATGGATTAGTCAGTGAAGCAAATATTACTTCTATAAAAAGTATCACTGTATTAAAAAATGTAGTTCGCAGTAATTTATTAGCCGGTGGAATAAGTCTTAACATAAAAAAATTTGCCAAAAACCTTCAAAAATTAAAAGAAATCTTAACAGAAGCAATTTTATTTACAAAGAAGTTACTGTTAAATAACGAAATTAAAGAATCCGGAGTAAAGCCCGGATATGTATTACTCCTGATTATTGAAAAAAAATTCAACTTTATTCCCCGGCTTATTAATAAAATCTTGGAATACATTGAAGTAAACAGGTTATATTCCACTTATGACTTTGAATCTTTATCCTTTAAGTTAAAAAAATATCTCCCCGCGCCGGACACATCAAATAAAAATGTTTTAAATGATATTGAAGGGCTGATAAAGGACATAGATCTTGCAGTAGATTATATAAACCACCTGGAGCAAAATGATGCGGACATAATTATTGAAGGTGCCTTAAACAGCAGCATAGAAGCCAACCGCAATGTTATAATCAGTGGAAACGGCTGTTTTAACAGTCATGTCAAAGCCCGGGGGGATGTAAAAATTTCAGGAGTTTTTCGCGGCGGCTCCATTTATTCCAATGGCAATATAGTTTTAAATGAGGTAGGCTCCCAGTATGGTGTAAAAACTTCAATTATTATGGGTAATAAGGCTACCTTAAGCATAAGAAAAGCATATGAAAACATCATAATAAAAACAGAAACTAAAACCCATGTTATCACCGTACCGCAAAAATACTTTTCAGCAAAAGTTGATACCGGTGGACAATTAAATATAATATCAGGAATCCCTGTTGAGGAGAGTTAG
- a CDS encoding late competence development ComFB family protein: protein MLINYTEVVVKEMLDEVITNYVINKSSICTCKLCLEDIMAYALNKLPPHYISSEAGAVIVKAAFNNTTNKQQVISALVEAIYNVGNNPRHSVGRDIESFL from the coding sequence ATGCTTATAAATTATACCGAAGTTGTTGTCAAAGAAATGCTTGATGAAGTAATAACTAATTACGTCATCAATAAAAGCAGCATATGCACATGTAAACTTTGCCTTGAAGACATTATGGCTTATGCACTGAATAAACTTCCACCCCACTATATCTCATCGGAAGCCGGAGCTGTTATAGTGAAGGCTGCTTTTAACAATACAACCAATAAACAACAAGTTATTTCAGCCCTTGTTGAAGCAATTTATAATGTCGGCAATAATCCCAGACATTCCGTCGGAAGAGATATAGAGAGTTTTTTATAA
- a CDS encoding protein kinase domain-containing protein, with the protein MPLGGGSYGVVLKAAKGWRTYAIKAVINEGNESPEDFMLKFRLEAEILRRVNHPRIPGLVEAFSLEDVHYLVQEYVGGLPLSHLLHTGRRFNEKEVKGIIYQLLAILNELHNPPRKQDAVVHRDLRLSNLMLSDGKLYLIDFGLARFIDSRQFPFCPDPLQKKFGSAPNYKDRSYNCAPALRHIPGHFTYQLLRREISPRSDLFGAGVAAVDLFTNWVEDEALFKRSWKEVLPLSEPFKDFVEKLLSREGFASSAEAQAYLSRI; encoded by the coding sequence GTGCCGCTGGGCGGCGGAAGCTATGGTGTCGTTCTTAAAGCAGCTAAGGGGTGGCGTACCTACGCAATAAAGGCCGTTATTAATGAAGGTAACGAATCGCCCGAAGATTTTATGCTGAAATTCAGGTTGGAGGCCGAAATCCTAAGACGGGTCAACCATCCCCGAATACCGGGGCTTGTGGAAGCTTTTTCATTGGAAGATGTGCATTATCTGGTGCAGGAATATGTCGGGGGACTGCCGTTAAGCCACCTGCTGCATACCGGCCGCCGCTTTAATGAGAAGGAAGTAAAGGGGATTATCTATCAACTGTTGGCTATACTAAACGAGCTGCATAATCCCCCGCGTAAGCAAGATGCCGTTGTACATCGCGATTTGCGTCTTTCCAATCTAATGCTAAGTGACGGTAAGCTCTACTTAATCGATTTTGGATTAGCCAGGTTTATTGATTCCCGGCAGTTTCCCTTTTGCCCCGACCCGCTGCAAAAAAAATTCGGTTCCGCCCCGAATTACAAAGACAGGTCGTATAACTGTGCCCCGGCATTGCGTCATATACCGGGGCACTTTACCTATCAGCTGCTGCGCCGGGAAATATCACCGCGCAGCGATTTGTTCGGAGCAGGGGTGGCGGCTGTGGATTTGTTTACCAACTGGGTAGAAGACGAAGCGCTTTTTAAAAGAAGCTGGAAGGAAGTACTTCCGCTGTCTGAACCCTTTAAAGATTTTGTTGAAAAATTACTCAGCCGGGAAGGTTTTGCTTCAAGCGCAGAAGCTCAGGCGTATTTATCAAGGATTTAA
- a CDS encoding zinc ribbon domain-containing protein: MQCPNCQKALQGDFKFCPYCGVEVVKNLTCHSCHKQVDPAWVSCPYCGSDLKAPVRQPFRVQPTHRPEHYHPPYSHGHYHGSSSSRYHRRRKGFLGHLFSS, from the coding sequence ATGCAATGTCCAAATTGTCAAAAAGCCCTGCAGGGGGACTTTAAATTTTGTCCTTACTGCGGTGTGGAAGTGGTTAAAAATCTTACCTGCCATTCCTGTCATAAGCAGGTTGACCCGGCCTGGGTTTCCTGCCCTTACTGCGGAAGCGATTTGAAGGCGCCGGTTCGGCAGCCTTTTCGGGTGCAGCCGACCCACAGGCCGGAGCATTATCACCCGCCGTATTCCCACGGGCACTATCATGGCAGTAGTTCCTCAAGGTATCATCGCCGGCGCAAGGGCTTTTTAGGTCATCTTTTTTCATCTTGA
- a CDS encoding ABC1 kinase family protein, protein MHLRLRRRYKHFKRYREIANVLAKHGFGYLLHQLGLGGFINIPKRILLKVQKEKDSLSPARRLRLVLEELGPTFIKLGQVLSTRSDLLAPEFIKELEKLLDEVPPFPYEQVEKCIETELGQPLKHIYSYFEETPLAAASIGQVHRAVLQSGDEVVVKVQRPGIKKIIKTDIEILQDLAALVDRHTPWGELYSFTEMAAEFKEIIRDELDYTVEAHHAETLRKNMQEDDTVYIPSVYWDYSTELILTLEYVQAVKLTRTEDLHENNLDTVKLAGRLADAVLKQILIDGFFHADPHPGNLAALPGEKIVFMDFGMMGQINEELKNKIIRLVQGLINKNTREIVKAIISLEVVPAHVNMLHLERDVERLRRKYYEIPLSRISLADSLGEIMGIAFKYRIRVPTEFTLLVKTLITVEGITQQLDPNLSIIGIAEPFGRRLMAERLSYKNLKKVLWEGYGEYKSLYQRIPRQTAAVLERAVRGELRIKAENPDLERIMSLLNILINRLVFSIVVAALIIGSSLLTRKEYSLFRSIPVAELGFLAAGTIGFWLLISIIRSRRF, encoded by the coding sequence TTGCACTTGCGGCTGCGCAGACGGTATAAACATTTTAAGCGCTACCGGGAAATTGCCAATGTCCTGGCCAAGCATGGGTTCGGGTACCTTTTGCACCAGCTGGGGTTGGGGGGTTTTATTAATATCCCTAAAAGGATTTTGCTTAAGGTACAAAAAGAAAAGGACTCACTTTCTCCTGCCCGGCGCCTTCGCCTTGTTTTAGAGGAATTGGGGCCGACTTTTATAAAGCTGGGTCAGGTCCTTTCCACCCGTTCGGATCTTTTAGCGCCGGAATTTATCAAAGAGTTGGAAAAGTTGCTGGATGAAGTACCGCCTTTCCCTTATGAACAAGTTGAAAAATGTATAGAAACAGAACTGGGGCAGCCCTTAAAACATATTTATTCTTATTTTGAAGAAACACCACTGGCGGCTGCTTCCATTGGCCAGGTGCACCGGGCCGTCCTGCAAAGTGGGGATGAAGTGGTGGTTAAAGTGCAGCGCCCCGGGATAAAAAAGATCATAAAAACAGATATAGAGATTCTGCAGGATCTTGCAGCCCTGGTAGACAGACATACTCCCTGGGGTGAGCTGTATAGTTTTACTGAAATGGCAGCTGAGTTTAAGGAAATCATCCGGGATGAACTGGACTATACGGTAGAGGCCCATCATGCCGAAACCCTGCGCAAGAATATGCAGGAAGATGATACTGTTTATATCCCCTCTGTTTACTGGGATTATTCAACTGAGCTTATATTAACTTTAGAATATGTACAGGCTGTCAAACTTACCCGAACCGAAGATTTACATGAAAATAATCTGGATACTGTTAAGCTGGCCGGGCGATTAGCCGATGCTGTACTTAAGCAAATTCTTATTGACGGTTTTTTTCATGCCGATCCCCATCCCGGAAACCTTGCGGCACTGCCCGGTGAAAAAATTGTCTTTATGGACTTTGGTATGATGGGGCAAATCAATGAAGAGCTTAAAAATAAAATTATCAGGTTGGTACAGGGGTTAATTAATAAAAATACCCGTGAGATAGTAAAGGCAATAATTAGCCTGGAAGTAGTGCCGGCGCATGTAAATATGCTGCATTTGGAGCGGGATGTAGAACGGCTGCGCCGGAAGTATTATGAAATACCCTTAAGCCGGATCAGCCTGGCCGACTCCCTTGGTGAAATTATGGGCATAGCTTTTAAATACCGTATTCGTGTACCGACAGAGTTTACCCTGCTGGTCAAGACCTTGATAACGGTAGAAGGAATTACGCAGCAGCTTGATCCTAACTTAAGTATTATAGGAATCGCCGAACCCTTTGGCCGCCGGCTGATGGCCGAGCGCTTAAGTTATAAAAACCTTAAAAAAGTTTTATGGGAGGGTTACGGGGAATACAAAAGTTTATATCAGCGGATACCCCGGCAAACAGCTGCGGTACTTGAGCGTGCTGTTCGGGGGGAGCTGCGGATTAAAGCTGAAAACCCGGATCTGGAGCGGATTATGTCTTTGCTCAATATTCTAATTAACCGCCTGGTGTTTAGTATCGTAGTGGCTGCATTAATTATCGGTTCTTCTCTTTTGACACGTAAGGAATATTCTCTGTTTCGCAGCATTCCGGTGGCCGAATTAGGCTTTTTAGCAGCAGGTACTATTGGATTTTGGCTGCTGATATCCATTATTCGCTCAAGAAGATTTTAA